One region of Populus trichocarpa isolate Nisqually-1 chromosome 4, P.trichocarpa_v4.1, whole genome shotgun sequence genomic DNA includes:
- the LOC7453659 gene encoding transportin-1, with product MEAPTAAAWQPQEEGFKEICGLLEHQISPTSTADKSQIWKQLQHISQFPDFNNYLAFILSRAEGKSVEIRQAAGLLLKNNLRNAYKTMTPDNQQYIKSELLPCLGAADRHIRSTAGTIISVIVQLGGILGWPELLQAVITCLDSNDLNHMEGAMDALSKICEDIPQVLDSDVPGLSERPIKIFLPRLYQFFQSPHPSLRKLALGSVNQYIMLMPAALYASMNQYLQGLFALANDQAAEVRKLVCAAFVQLIEVRPSFLEPHLRSVAEYILQVNKDGDDEVALEACEFWSAYCDAQLPTETLREFLPRLIPVLLSNMAYADDDESLAEAEEDESLPDRDQDLKPRFHTSRFHGSDSMEDDDDDIVNVWNLRKCSAAALDILSNVFGDEILPTLMPVVQAKLSASGDESWKDREAAVLALGAVAEGCINGLYPNLSQMVGFLIPLLDDKFPLIRSISCWTISRFSKYVVQESGHQKGYEQFDEVLMGLLRRILDTNKRVQEAACSALATLEEEAAEELAPRLEIILQHLVCAFGKYQRRNLRIVYDAIGTLADAVGAELNQPAYLEILMPPLIAKWQQLSNSDKDLFPLLECFTSLAKALGAGFSQFAEPVFQRCTAIIHSQQLAKADPVAAGFLYDKEFIVCSLDLLSGLAEGLGSGIESLVSQSNLRDLLLQCCMDDAYDVRQSAFALLGDLARVCTVHLSPRLPEFLDVAVKQLNTPKLKETISVANNACWAIGELAVKVRQEISPIVMTVMSCLVPILQHSEELNNKSLTENSAITLGRLAWVCPELVSPHMEHFMQSWCIALSMIHDDIEKEDAFRGLCAMVRTNPSGALSSLVFMCKAIASWHEIRSAELHNEVCQVLHGYKQMLRNGAWDQYMSALEPPVKEKLLKYQV from the exons ATGGAGGCACCAACGGCGGCGGCGTGGCAGCCACAGGAAGAAGGGTTCAAGGAGATCTGTGGATTATTAGAGCATCAAATTTCACCAACTTCAACCGCTGATAAGTCTCAGATTTGGAAGCAGTTACAACACATCTCTCAATTCCCCGATTTTAATAATTACCTCGCTTTCATTCTCTCTCGCGCCGAG GGGAAATCGGTGGAGATAAGGCAGGCGGCAGGtttattgttgaaaaataaCCTAAGAAATGCGTATAAAACTATGACGCCTGACAATCAACAATATATAAAATCGGAGTTGTTGCCGTGTTTAGGAGCAGCGGATAGGCATATAAGGTCGACGGCAGGGACGATTATTAGTGTTATTGTTCAACTAGGAGGGATTTTGGGATGGCCGGAGTTGTTGCAAGCTGTCATTACTTGTTTGGATAGCAATGATCTTAATCACATGGAAGGCGCTATGGATGCTCTGTCCAAG ATTTGTGAGGATATTCCGCAAGTTTTGGATTCGGACGTGCCTGGGTTGTCTGAACGACCTATCAAGATTTTTCTTCCTCGATTATATCAG TTTTTCCAGTCACCTCATCCTTCACTGAGAAAGCTGGCATTGGGTTCTGTAAATCAATACATTATGTTAATGCCTGCT GCTCTATATGCATCCATGAATCAGTACCTTCAAGGTTTGTTTGCTCTTGCTAATGACCAGGCTGCAGAAGTGCGAAAATTG GTTTGTGCAGCTTTTGTACAGCTAATTGAGGTCCGACCATCTTTCTTGGAG CCACATTTGAGGAGTGTAGCTGAATATATCTTGCAAGTCAACAAGGATGGTGATGATGAAGTGGCTCTTGAAGCCTGTGAATTCTG GTCTGCATACTGTGATGCTCAGTTACCTACTGAGACCTTAAGAGAATTCTTGCCACGCCTGATTCCG GTTTTGCTGTCAAATATGGCTTATgctgatgatgatgagtcaCTCGCTGAGGCTGAG GAAGATGAGTCTCTCCCAGACCGGGATCAG GATCTGAAACCTCGTTTTCATACATCACGATTTCATGGATCAGATAGCATGGAAGATGAT GATGATGACATAGTGAATGTGTGGAATTTAAGAAAATGCAGTGCAGCAGCTCTTGATATTCTCTCAAATGTGTTTGGAGACGAGATTCTTCCAACGTTGATGCCTGTTGTTCAG GCTAAGCTGTCTGCTAGTGGTGATGAATCCTGGAAAGACAGAGAAGCAGCTGTTTTGGCTCTTGGTGCTGTCGCTGAGGGTTGCATAAATGGTCTTTATCCTAATTTATCCCAg ATGGTGGGTTTTCTTATTCCTCTATTAGATGATAAATTTCCCCTCATACGGAGCATTTCCTGTTGGACGATTTCGCGATTCAGCAAATACGTTGTTCAG GAAAGTGGCCACCAGAAAGGCTACGAACAATTTGATGAAGTTCTTATGGGTCTTCTACGAAGAATATTGGATACTAACAAGCGTGTGCAAGAGGCTGCTTGCTCAGCTCTTGCAACACTAGAAGAG GAGGCTGCTGAAGAGTTGGCACCACGGttagaaattattttacagCACCTTGTGTGTGCTTTTGGGAAATATCAG AGACGGAACCTTAGAATTGTATATGATGCTATTGGAACTCTAGCAGATGCTGTTGGAGCAGAACTGAATCAG CCTGCTTATCTTGAAATTTTGATGCCACCATTAATTGCAAAGTGGCAGCAGCTTTCAAACTCAGACAAAGATCTCTTTCCCCTGCTGGAGTGCTTTACATCCTTAGCAAAG gCATTGGGTGCAGGATTCTCTCAATTTGCAGAACCTGTGTTTCAGAGGTGCACAGCCATAATCCATAGCCAACAGTTAGCAAAG GCTGATCCTGTTGCAGCTGGGTTTCTGTATGATAAAGAATTCATCGTGTGCTCTCTAGATCTTCTCTCTGGACTTGCCGAGGGTCTTGGTAGTGGGATAGAAAGTTTG GTTTCACAAAGTAATTTGAGGGACCTCCTTCTGCAATGTTGCATGGATGATGCTTATGATGTTCGACAAAGCGCTTTTGCACTCCTTGGGGACCTTGCAAGA GTATGTACTGTTCATTTGAGCCCCCGATTGCCTGAATTTCTTGATGTTGCAGTCAAACAACTG AACACTCCTAAACTGAAGGAAACCATTTCAGTAGCAAATAATGCCTGTTGGGCTATTGGAGAATTAGCAGTTAAG GTTCGTCAAGAAATTTCTCCTATTGTTATGACTGTCATGTCATGCTTGGTTCCAATCCTTCAACATTCAGAG GAACTGAACAACAAGTCACTCACAGAAAATAGTGCAATCACACTTGGGAGACTTGCATGGGTTTGTCCTGAGCTTGTATCACCACATATGGAGCATTTCATGCAATCATGGTGCATTGCTTTGTCAAT GATACATGATGATATTGAGAAGGAGGATGCCTTCCGAGGTCTATGTGCAATG GTCAGAACAAATCCTTCTGGAGCTCTAAGTTCGCTTGTTTTCATGTGCAAAGCGATCGCAAGTTGGCAT GAAATAAGAAGTGCAGAGCTACACAATGAAGTTTGCCAGGTGTTGCATGGTTATAAACAG ATGCTCAGGAATGGAGCATGGGACCAGTACATGTCTGCTTTGGAGCCCCCAGTGAAGGAGAAGCtattaaaatatcaagtatGA